From Arcticibacter tournemirensis, one genomic window encodes:
- a CDS encoding glycosyltransferase — protein sequence MLIYYVVFFFLILRFAVTLFNFISNPKLNKTARKYTDLVSIVIPARNEQHDILKLLESIKHQDYQNFEVIVLDDSSTDLTYDICANFVKTDNRFRVVRGEPLPEGWLGKNFACHQLAHLAVGRYLLFLDADTFISPGLINNSINRMKMGKLTLLSLFTNQVMSTLGEWMVVPLMHFLLLNLLPLRLVRLTRNTAFSAASGQFMLFDASNYHSHHWHAQVKDRVVEDIAIMKLIKAYQYKAEALLANGFVSCRMYTGFKEAAAGFSKNLLAGFNNNIAGLICYLLLVMMGPLFIALYLDIQLLFFAVTLIILSRLMISLLSGQNPLVNILLHPFQMAAFVLISFLSIQKHLTKTITWKGRRVEN from the coding sequence ATGTTGATATATTATGTAGTCTTCTTCTTTCTCATACTTCGGTTTGCTGTCACCTTATTCAATTTTATTTCCAATCCGAAGCTAAACAAGACTGCAAGAAAGTACACTGATTTGGTTTCAATTGTTATTCCGGCAAGGAACGAACAGCACGATATCTTAAAGCTCCTTGAATCTATTAAGCACCAGGATTATCAAAATTTTGAAGTGATTGTGCTTGACGATTCCTCTACGGACCTTACATATGATATCTGTGCAAACTTCGTCAAAACAGACAACCGTTTTAGGGTAGTGAGGGGAGAGCCTCTGCCCGAAGGATGGCTGGGGAAGAACTTTGCATGCCACCAGCTGGCACATCTGGCCGTAGGAAGATATTTATTGTTTCTTGATGCCGACACTTTTATATCACCCGGACTGATTAATAATTCGATTAACCGGATGAAGATGGGGAAATTGACATTATTAAGCCTTTTTACAAACCAGGTAATGAGCACATTGGGAGAATGGATGGTGGTTCCCCTGATGCACTTTTTACTGCTTAACCTGCTTCCTCTGCGCCTGGTGCGCCTCACCAGGAATACTGCATTCTCTGCTGCAAGCGGCCAGTTCATGTTGTTTGATGCTTCGAACTATCATAGTCATCATTGGCATGCGCAGGTTAAAGACCGTGTAGTTGAGGATATTGCAATTATGAAACTGATAAAAGCTTACCAGTATAAAGCAGAGGCTTTACTCGCCAATGGATTTGTTTCTTGCCGGATGTATACAGGCTTTAAAGAAGCCGCTGCTGGATTTAGTAAGAATCTGCTTGCCGGGTTTAATAATAATATTGCCGGACTAATATGTTATTTGCTGCTCGTTATGATGGGACCTCTTTTCATCGCTTTGTATCTGGATATCCAGCTGCTATTTTTTGCTGTCACGCTGATAATCCTTTCGCGCCTGATGATTTCCTTATTAAGCGGGCAGAATCCACTGGTTAATATTTTACTCCACCCTTTTCAGATGGCTGCATTTGTGCTTATATCTTTTTTGTCGATACAAAAACATTTGACCAAAACAATTACCTGGAAGGGGCGGAGAGTGGAGAATTGA
- the carA gene encoding glutamine-hydrolyzing carbamoyl-phosphate synthase small subunit encodes MINYIKLPAVLLLEDGTVFNGKAAGKIGTTTGEICFNTGMTGYQEIFTDPSYFGQIMVTTNAHIGNYGVTSEETESGDIKIAGLVCKNFNIAYSRKMSEKSIQDYFQEENLIGISDVDTRALVRHIRDKGAMNAIISSEILDIEELKQKLSEVPSMAGLELSSKVSTKEPYFYGKEDGRHKIAVLDLGVKKNILRNFDHRDVYAKVFPAKTSFEEMEKWAPDGYFISNGPGDPSAMPYAVETVKKVLSADKPLFGICLGHQLLALANDIRTQKMFNGHRGLNHPVKNIILDHCEVTSQNHGFGVVADDVRDSDKVEITHVNLNDNSIEGIRVKNKKAFSVQYHPESSPGPHDSRYLFDQFVDMMQ; translated from the coding sequence ATGATCAACTACATCAAATTACCTGCTGTACTCCTGCTCGAAGACGGAACGGTATTCAATGGAAAAGCGGCTGGAAAAATCGGCACTACTACCGGGGAAATTTGTTTCAATACGGGGATGACAGGGTATCAGGAAATCTTTACCGACCCTTCTTACTTTGGTCAGATCATGGTTACTACCAATGCCCATATCGGCAACTATGGTGTAACCAGTGAAGAAACAGAATCAGGAGACATAAAGATCGCCGGACTTGTTTGCAAGAATTTTAACATTGCCTACAGCAGAAAGATGTCGGAGAAATCCATACAGGACTATTTCCAGGAGGAAAACCTTATTGGTATTTCTGATGTTGATACCCGGGCTCTTGTTCGCCACATAAGGGATAAAGGAGCAATGAATGCCATTATCTCCTCAGAGATTCTTGACATTGAAGAGTTAAAGCAAAAACTTTCAGAAGTGCCTTCCATGGCAGGCCTTGAGCTTTCTTCGAAGGTAAGCACCAAAGAACCCTATTTTTACGGAAAGGAAGATGGCCGGCATAAAATTGCGGTACTTGATCTTGGTGTAAAGAAGAATATTCTCCGCAATTTTGATCACCGTGATGTTTATGCGAAAGTGTTCCCTGCCAAAACATCTTTTGAAGAGATGGAGAAATGGGCTCCCGACGGATACTTCATTTCGAACGGTCCGGGCGACCCTTCTGCAATGCCTTATGCCGTAGAAACGGTAAAGAAAGTATTGTCTGCTGATAAACCCCTATTTGGCATCTGCTTAGGTCACCAGCTGCTGGCGCTGGCAAATGATATACGTACGCAAAAGATGTTTAACGGACATCGCGGTTTAAATCATCCGGTAAAAAACATCATCCTTGATCATTGTGAAGTAACATCGCAGAATCATGGCTTTGGTGTAGTTGCCGATGACGTGCGCGACTCCGACAAGGTAGAAATCACCCATGTAAACTTGAACGATAATTCGATAGAAGGCATCAGGGTTAAGAACAAAAAGGCTTTCTCGGTACAGTATCACCCCGAGTCGTCGCCAGGCCCGCATGATTCGCGCTATCTGTTCGATCAGTTCGTGGATATGATGCAATAA
- a CDS encoding 3-deoxy-D-manno-octulosonic acid transferase gives MLFLLHFFNPKARLWVDGRRNIFENIAAQVNAQQKHIWFHFASLGEFEQGRPVLEQVKKAYPANPIVITFFSPSGYELRKNYSLADHVFYLPLDTRQNAKRFIELINPKFVIFTKYEYWYHYYKQLNRSGIPLYIISAIFRENQPFFKWYGSLNRKILSFVSHFFVQDEFSAGMLKRIHINNVTVSGDTRFDRVAENAQAPKQFEIVKKFCGDSKVFVAGSTWPEDENLIAALVKAYPDWKFVLAPHEIKPEKIKALEDKLPKGASIRYSVLSADESSDVKAVTNPQLLIIDNIGMLSSLYQYGGIAYIGGGFGVGIHNTLEAAAFGIPVIFGPNYQKFLEAKSLISNGGGFTIANEAELRSVMQNLQDEVFRKQAGSAAGNFVQDQKGATGTIIRFLAKTIQ, from the coding sequence TTGTTATTTTTACTGCATTTCTTCAATCCCAAGGCTCGTCTTTGGGTCGATGGAAGAAGAAATATTTTTGAGAACATAGCCGCCCAGGTTAACGCTCAGCAAAAGCATATTTGGTTTCATTTTGCGTCTTTAGGTGAGTTTGAACAGGGACGACCCGTTCTTGAACAAGTAAAAAAAGCATATCCGGCAAATCCCATTGTCATAACATTCTTCTCCCCTTCAGGATATGAGTTAAGAAAAAATTATTCACTGGCAGATCACGTATTTTATCTGCCGCTGGACACAAGACAAAATGCGAAGAGGTTCATTGAGCTGATCAATCCCAAATTTGTCATTTTTACGAAGTACGAGTACTGGTATCATTACTATAAACAATTAAACAGAAGCGGCATTCCCCTTTATATTATCTCCGCTATTTTCCGCGAGAATCAGCCATTCTTTAAATGGTACGGCAGCCTGAACCGGAAGATCCTAAGTTTTGTTTCTCATTTTTTCGTACAGGATGAATTCAGCGCCGGAATGCTGAAACGCATCCATATTAACAACGTCACGGTGAGCGGAGATACGCGGTTTGACAGGGTAGCTGAAAACGCCCAGGCTCCAAAACAGTTTGAAATAGTAAAGAAGTTTTGCGGCGACTCGAAAGTTTTCGTTGCAGGGAGTACCTGGCCGGAAGATGAAAACCTCATCGCGGCGTTGGTAAAGGCCTACCCCGACTGGAAATTTGTCCTCGCACCGCATGAGATAAAACCCGAAAAAATAAAAGCGCTTGAAGACAAACTTCCAAAGGGAGCTTCTATTCGGTACTCCGTTCTTTCGGCTGATGAATCCAGTGATGTAAAGGCTGTCACCAACCCACAGCTTCTCATTATCGACAATATAGGCATGCTATCTTCTCTTTACCAATACGGCGGGATTGCCTACATTGGCGGCGGATTTGGAGTAGGGATACATAATACCCTCGAAGCAGCAGCTTTTGGCATACCGGTTATTTTTGGTCCAAACTATCAGAAGTTCCTTGAAGCAAAATCGTTGATCAGTAACGGCGGAGGTTTCACAATAGCTAATGAAGCCGAGCTCCGCAGCGTCATGCAAAACCTTCAGGACGAAGTTTTCAGAAAACAGGCAGGCAGTGCTGCAGGTAACTTCGTTCAGGATCAAAAGGGAGCAACTGGTACTATAATTCGTTTCTTAGCAAAAACGATTCAATAA
- a CDS encoding 4-hydroxy-3-methylbut-2-enyl diphosphate reductase, translated as MSYNLEVTIDTNSGFCFGVVYAIDMAEEILREEGYLYCLGDIVHNDEEVERLKAQGLRIIDHEHLKDLHGEKVLIRAHGEAPETYRIALKNNITLIDASCPVVLKLQNRIKTSHEEKEPILIFGKHGHAEVIGLQGQTNNEALVFQDLSELDNMDLPKKFTLYSQTTKSTDKFYQIKDELIRRGYDVDANDTICRQVSNRDEQLRGFVTNFNKIVFVSGKKSSNGKVLYEVCRKYNPDTYFISGVEELKADMFHPGDKVGICGATSTPLWLMEKVKRTLEEY; from the coding sequence ATGAGCTACAATCTTGAGGTTACGATAGATACAAATTCCGGCTTTTGTTTTGGGGTTGTATATGCCATTGATATGGCGGAGGAGATTCTCCGGGAAGAGGGATATTTATACTGTCTGGGAGATATTGTGCATAACGATGAGGAAGTTGAGCGTCTCAAGGCGCAAGGTTTAAGGATTATAGATCATGAACATCTTAAGGATCTTCATGGAGAGAAAGTCCTTATCAGGGCGCATGGCGAAGCTCCTGAAACTTACCGGATTGCGCTGAAAAATAATATTACGCTGATCGACGCTTCTTGTCCGGTGGTGTTAAAGCTGCAAAACAGGATAAAGACGTCGCACGAAGAAAAGGAACCGATCCTTATTTTCGGGAAACATGGTCATGCAGAAGTAATTGGATTACAGGGGCAGACAAATAATGAGGCACTGGTGTTCCAGGACCTCTCAGAACTGGATAATATGGATCTTCCTAAAAAGTTCACATTATACAGCCAGACAACAAAGAGTACGGATAAATTTTACCAGATAAAGGATGAATTGATCAGGCGTGGTTACGATGTTGATGCAAATGATACTATATGCAGGCAGGTTTCTAATCGCGATGAGCAACTCAGGGGCTTCGTAACCAACTTCAATAAGATAGTATTTGTGTCGGGGAAGAAATCGTCGAACGGGAAAGTTTTATATGAAGTTTGCCGTAAGTATAATCCCGATACTTATTTTATTTCAGGCGTGGAAGAATTGAAGGCCGACATGTTTCACCCTGGTGATAAAGTAGGTATCTGTGGCGCTACATCTACACCTCTATGGCTTATGGAGAAGGTTAAGAGAACCCTCGAAGAATACTAG
- a CDS encoding FAD:protein FMN transferase, with protein MKVLSFLILALFFWCFPQTDKLKPFHLSGYTQGTTYHITYYAKDSLVNQGEIEYILAGIDSSLSVYKPYSLISKFNASDRAVKADRHLKAVVNKSKEVFEKTGGIFDITIQPLVEAWGFGAKAGNDIPDSAAVGRLMNCVGMEKLHLSKDSLVKDSRCLQIDVNGIAQGYSVDILASYLERRGIRNYLVEIGGEIRIKGRRQPDGGLMSVGVEGPADDFNPEPLQKILYVGDGAITTSGNYRKYYQKGNRKISHLIDARTGYPIQNELISVTLWAKDAITADGYDNALMGMGLENAIAFTSRQKNLEAYLIYHKPDGSVADTASAGFYKLMKKDRY; from the coding sequence ATGAAGGTCCTATCGTTTTTGATTTTAGCGTTGTTTTTCTGGTGTTTTCCTCAAACTGACAAGCTAAAGCCATTTCATCTTTCCGGTTACACACAAGGTACTACCTATCATATTACCTATTATGCAAAAGACAGCCTCGTCAATCAAGGTGAAATTGAATATATACTTGCAGGCATAGATAGCTCGCTATCGGTTTATAAACCTTATTCATTGATTTCAAAGTTTAACGCCTCAGATAGAGCGGTTAAAGCAGACCGTCATCTCAAAGCTGTGGTTAATAAGTCAAAAGAGGTTTTTGAAAAAACTGGTGGCATCTTTGATATCACCATTCAGCCTCTCGTAGAGGCCTGGGGTTTTGGAGCCAAAGCTGGTAATGATATCCCCGACTCTGCAGCCGTAGGAAGACTGATGAACTGCGTAGGTATGGAAAAGCTTCATTTATCTAAAGACAGTTTGGTTAAAGATTCGCGCTGCTTACAGATCGACGTCAATGGCATTGCTCAGGGCTACAGTGTAGATATTCTTGCATCTTATCTTGAACGAAGGGGTATAAGAAACTATCTTGTAGAGATAGGTGGCGAGATCAGGATAAAGGGAAGGAGACAGCCAGATGGAGGACTTATGTCTGTTGGAGTGGAGGGACCTGCGGATGATTTTAATCCGGAACCTTTGCAGAAGATATTATATGTCGGCGATGGAGCAATTACGACGTCGGGCAACTACCGGAAATATTATCAGAAAGGGAACCGGAAGATATCGCACCTTATAGATGCGCGTACCGGCTACCCGATACAAAATGAACTGATCAGCGTTACCCTGTGGGCAAAAGACGCAATTACCGCCGACGGATATGATAATGCTTTAATGGGCATGGGGCTGGAGAATGCTATTGCTTTTACAAGCCGGCAAAAGAATCTCGAGGCGTACCTGATCTATCACAAACCGGATGGTTCAGTTGCTGATACCGCCTCAGCCGGTTTTTATAAGCTTATGAAAAAGGATCGTTATTGA
- the hemH gene encoding ferrochelatase: protein MSKQGILLVNLGTPDSPSVSDVRRYLDEFLMDERVIDISAVGRTLLVKGIIVPFRGPKSAKTYQKVWTENGSPLLFYSVRAAELLQRKLGDDYCVALGMRYQNPSIAVALEKLKAAGVKSIKVIPLFPQYASATTGSVHQKVMEQVSKWQTIPSISFLNSYHDEPGMIEIFAANGLKYQPETFDHIIFSFHGLPQRQLIKADDSKKHCLQSADCCSRLTDVNRFCYSAQCHNTARLIAERLSIPKEKYTVTFQSRLGKDPWAQPYTSEVIHSLGKGGAKRLLVFSPAFVADCLETIYEIAEEYDLEFKALGGEKVQLVESLNDKAEWIDVLAQLAVRPV from the coding sequence ATGAGCAAACAAGGAATCTTATTAGTAAACTTAGGTACTCCCGATAGTCCTTCTGTTAGTGACGTACGCCGTTATCTTGATGAATTTTTGATGGATGAGCGGGTGATCGATATCAGTGCGGTAGGCAGGACTCTCCTTGTTAAGGGGATCATTGTTCCTTTCCGGGGACCTAAATCAGCCAAAACATATCAGAAAGTGTGGACGGAAAACGGCTCGCCCCTGCTTTTTTATAGTGTAAGGGCCGCAGAGCTGCTTCAGAGGAAGCTTGGCGACGACTATTGTGTAGCACTTGGAATGAGGTATCAGAACCCTTCCATTGCGGTGGCGTTGGAGAAGCTTAAAGCAGCAGGTGTGAAAAGTATTAAGGTGATTCCTTTGTTCCCGCAGTATGCTTCTGCAACCACAGGTTCTGTTCATCAGAAAGTAATGGAACAGGTGAGCAAGTGGCAAACTATTCCTTCCATCTCTTTTTTGAACTCCTATCATGATGAGCCGGGAATGATCGAAATTTTCGCAGCTAATGGACTGAAGTATCAGCCCGAAACTTTTGATCATATCATATTCAGTTTTCACGGGTTGCCGCAACGTCAGCTTATAAAGGCAGATGATAGTAAAAAGCATTGCCTTCAGTCTGCTGATTGCTGTTCGCGCTTAACCGACGTCAACAGGTTTTGCTATTCAGCCCAATGCCACAATACAGCGAGGCTGATTGCAGAAAGGCTTTCGATTCCTAAGGAGAAATATACAGTGACATTCCAGTCACGTCTTGGTAAAGACCCCTGGGCCCAGCCTTATACCAGCGAAGTGATACACTCTCTGGGGAAAGGTGGTGCCAAACGCTTGTTGGTATTCAGTCCGGCATTTGTTGCCGACTGTCTTGAAACGATCTATGAGATTGCCGAAGAATACGACCTCGAGTTTAAGGCACTCGGTGGTGAGAAAGTGCAACTGGTTGAGAGTTTGAATGATAAAGCTGAATGGATCGATGTGCTGGCACAACTTGCAGTCAGACCGGTATGA
- the panB gene encoding 3-methyl-2-oxobutanoate hydroxymethyltransferase: MSVNSVIKRITTNTLQDMKMRGEKIAMLTSYDYSMAKIVDDAGIDVILVGDSASNVMAGHETTLPITLDQMIYHAASVVRAAKRSLVVVDLPFGSYQGNSKEALHSAIRIMKESGAHAVKLEGGQEICESVARIITAGIPVMGHLGLTPQSIHKFGTYTVRAKEEAEANKLKADIIALQEAGCFATVLEKIPAKLAEEATASVKIPTIGIGAGPGCDGQVLVIHDMLGLNKGFKPRFLRQYLNLFDEINGAVKAYLNDVKAGDFPDEKEQY, from the coding sequence ATGTCAGTTAATTCAGTGATTAAACGGATCACTACAAACACGCTGCAGGATATGAAGATGCGGGGTGAAAAGATTGCAATGCTCACATCCTATGATTACTCGATGGCGAAAATTGTGGATGATGCCGGAATAGATGTTATCCTGGTAGGCGACTCCGCCTCGAATGTTATGGCCGGTCATGAAACAACGCTTCCGATTACGCTCGATCAGATGATCTATCATGCTGCGTCTGTTGTAAGGGCTGCAAAAAGGAGTCTTGTTGTTGTCGATCTTCCTTTTGGTTCATACCAGGGAAATTCAAAGGAGGCTTTGCATTCAGCTATCAGGATCATGAAAGAGTCGGGCGCCCATGCGGTTAAGCTCGAAGGCGGACAGGAGATTTGTGAGTCGGTAGCGCGTATTATCACCGCCGGCATCCCGGTAATGGGCCATCTGGGTTTGACTCCGCAGTCGATCCATAAGTTTGGAACTTATACGGTACGGGCAAAGGAAGAAGCTGAAGCTAATAAGCTGAAGGCAGATATCATAGCCTTGCAGGAAGCTGGCTGCTTTGCCACAGTGCTTGAGAAAATCCCGGCTAAACTGGCAGAAGAAGCTACCGCAAGCGTGAAGATTCCCACTATCGGCATTGGCGCCGGTCCGGGTTGCGATGGCCAGGTTCTGGTGATCCATGACATGCTCGGTCTTAATAAGGGATTTAAGCCAAGGTTTCTGCGGCAGTATCTCAATCTCTTTGATGAAATTAACGGTGCGGTAAAAGCCTATCTTAATGATGTTAAAGCGGGTGACTTTCCGGATGAAAAGGAACAATACTAG
- a CDS encoding lysophospholipid acyltransferase family protein — MHKRVVKAFFSWYISRIIGRDFREFSFHQPVFDQDRAVLLIANHFSWWDGFLMFELNKRLFKKNFHVMVNEENYRKLWFLKYLGAFPVKKHSKSVVEALEYAGKLLNDKSNLVLVFPQGKLYSSHTHEIKFEKGLLNLINSSDKRFQYVFAASFVDYFENRKPSVNCYLMSWEDAEFTSLQLIKRAYNKHYEISRNLQNRTIV; from the coding sequence ATGCATAAGCGTGTTGTAAAAGCTTTCTTTTCGTGGTACATCAGCCGGATTATTGGCCGCGACTTTAGGGAATTCTCTTTCCATCAACCTGTTTTTGATCAGGACAGGGCTGTGCTCCTTATCGCTAATCATTTTTCATGGTGGGATGGCTTTCTGATGTTTGAGCTTAATAAGCGACTCTTTAAAAAGAACTTCCATGTGATGGTAAATGAAGAAAACTACCGAAAACTGTGGTTTCTTAAATATCTCGGTGCTTTTCCGGTCAAAAAGCACTCCAAGAGTGTTGTGGAGGCTCTCGAGTATGCAGGCAAACTTTTGAATGATAAGAGTAACCTGGTATTGGTGTTTCCGCAGGGGAAATTATATTCGTCGCATACCCACGAGATAAAGTTTGAGAAAGGCTTGCTTAATCTCATCAATTCGTCCGACAAAAGATTTCAATACGTTTTTGCTGCTTCTTTCGTTGATTATTTTGAAAACCGCAAGCCCTCTGTTAATTGTTATCTGATGAGCTGGGAAGATGCCGAGTTTACTAGTCTGCAACTAATTAAACGGGCTTATAATAAACATTACGAAATTTCGCGGAATTTGCAAAACCGCACTATCGTTTAA
- a CDS encoding carotenoid biosynthesis protein — translation MKLSRNSICVLLIVIFHVVGLTGFMVPAFNGLFKQLVPFHLLLMLFLMIFSQPEKNSSFYIFLVITYIAGYTIELIGVHTGMIFGEYSYGSTLGLKLMEIPLMIGVNWILVIYSAGMLVKSIGIKNTVLAAAVGSTFVTLLDFVIEPVAIRFDYWSWKTYDIPPQNYVAWYLFSFALLYLFMHLPFKKHNPAAPVLFITQFLFFLILLIMDN, via the coding sequence ATGAAGCTGAGCCGTAACTCAATATGTGTTTTACTGATCGTGATATTTCACGTAGTGGGGCTGACAGGCTTTATGGTGCCGGCGTTCAATGGGCTATTTAAGCAGCTTGTACCATTTCACCTGCTGCTGATGCTGTTTCTAATGATCTTCAGTCAGCCGGAGAAGAACTCCTCATTTTATATATTCCTTGTTATTACATATATAGCGGGATATACGATAGAGCTGATTGGAGTGCATACAGGAATGATCTTCGGCGAATATTCTTATGGGAGCACTTTAGGCCTGAAACTGATGGAAATACCCCTGATGATTGGAGTTAACTGGATCCTGGTGATCTATTCCGCCGGAATGCTTGTAAAATCTATAGGTATAAAAAATACTGTTTTAGCTGCAGCTGTGGGATCCACATTTGTCACACTGCTCGACTTTGTGATAGAGCCCGTGGCTATTCGCTTTGATTACTGGTCATGGAAAACCTACGATATTCCCCCGCAGAATTATGTTGCATGGTACCTGTTTTCTTTTGCACTGTTATACCTTTTTATGCATCTCCCTTTTAAGAAACATAATCCAGCTGCGCCAGTCTTGTTTATAACGCAATTTTTGTTTTTCCTCATTCTTTTGATAATGGACAATTGA
- a CDS encoding RluA family pseudouridine synthase — protein sequence MGKSNFQTPASDITDLDILYEDNHLIAVNKRGGDIVQVDDTGDEPLDEKVKRYLTKKYNKPNGAFLGVVHRLDRPVSGVILFAKTSKALDRINSMFKNREMKKTYLAVVRNRPVPESGNLVHWLVKNPQKNVTTAYDHEVTGSLRSELNYKLIGEVGGYYLIEVDPITGRPHQIRVQLSTLKCPIVGDNKYGYPRGSLRKTISLHAKRLRFIHPVKKEEVVIEAPLPHDGFWEKFEGL from the coding sequence ATGGGCAAATCAAACTTTCAAACTCCCGCTTCAGATATTACTGATCTGGATATCCTGTACGAGGATAATCATCTGATTGCAGTGAATAAAAGGGGGGGAGATATCGTGCAGGTTGACGATACAGGTGACGAACCTTTAGACGAAAAGGTTAAAAGATATCTGACGAAAAAATATAATAAACCCAATGGCGCATTTCTGGGAGTTGTGCACCGGCTTGATCGCCCTGTAAGCGGTGTGATCCTCTTTGCAAAAACCAGCAAGGCTCTTGACCGGATAAATAGTATGTTTAAAAACAGGGAGATGAAAAAAACTTACCTGGCGGTGGTGCGGAACCGGCCGGTCCCCGAAAGTGGTAACCTTGTTCACTGGCTTGTTAAAAACCCTCAGAAGAACGTTACTACTGCTTACGATCATGAAGTAACAGGCAGCCTGCGTTCTGAGCTTAATTATAAGCTGATAGGAGAGGTTGGAGGATATTATCTTATCGAAGTAGATCCAATTACAGGTCGGCCCCATCAGATCAGGGTTCAGCTCTCTACATTAAAATGCCCCATCGTAGGTGATAATAAATATGGTTATCCGAGGGGAAGCCTGAGGAAGACTATTTCTCTTCATGCTAAAAGACTTCGTTTTATTCATCCGGTAAAGAAAGAAGAAGTAGTGATTGAGGCGCCCTTGCCCCATGACGGTTTTTGGGAAAAGTTTGAGGGCTTATAA
- a CDS encoding fatty acid desaturase: MNQASKAGLFVAIAVIVTWLVCLVFLLRWQFSWSNPVVYLMVLVQMHLYTGLFITAHDAMHGTIYPSERVNFITGQICTALYAAFSFKKLNIKHHQHHKYVHSDLDPDYSEGSFIRWYFKFMPEYMSVLQFICMAVSFNVLAMWFPQKNLVLFWVAPALLSTLQLFYFGTWLPHHGEHNNKHYSGTQKKNHLLGFLSCYFFGYHYEHHEYPGIPWWKLWKTKP, from the coding sequence ATGAATCAAGCATCTAAGGCAGGGCTGTTTGTTGCAATCGCTGTAATTGTTACATGGCTGGTCTGTCTTGTGTTTTTGTTAAGGTGGCAGTTTTCATGGAGCAATCCTGTGGTGTACCTCATGGTGTTGGTGCAAATGCACCTGTATACCGGACTTTTTATTACAGCGCACGATGCGATGCATGGTACCATCTATCCCTCCGAAAGAGTGAATTTTATAACAGGTCAGATCTGCACAGCTCTATATGCCGCTTTTTCTTTTAAAAAACTAAACATCAAACATCATCAGCATCATAAATACGTGCATTCAGATCTTGATCCTGATTATTCTGAAGGAAGCTTCATAAGATGGTACTTCAAGTTTATGCCTGAATATATGTCGGTCTTGCAGTTCATATGTATGGCCGTGTCGTTTAATGTTCTAGCTATGTGGTTCCCGCAGAAAAACCTCGTGCTCTTTTGGGTAGCTCCGGCACTGTTAAGCACTCTGCAGCTATTTTACTTTGGTACATGGTTACCACATCACGGTGAGCATAATAATAAGCATTATTCAGGGACTCAGAAAAAGAACCACTTGCTTGGCTTTTTAAGCTGCTATTTCTTCGGCTATCATTACGAGCATCATGAATACCCCGGTATACCCTGGTGGAAGTTATGGAAGACGAAACCCTGA